The window TCGTGGCCGAAGGGGGACACCTACGGCGAGGCGGGGCGTCCGGGCGGGGGCCCCGACGCGCGCGTCCTGCAACTCACCTGTTCGCCCGTGCACAACTCCATCCCGCTCTCGATAAAGCTCGGTTTCCGCTTCGGCTGGAGCGGGACGGGGCGGGCGCTCGGCCGGTGGTTCGGGCGGCACGGGCGGGGTGCGCGGCCGTCGATCGACTGGCACCGGACGGACGGCCCCTGGTTCGGCAACCACCTCATGACGCTGACCCTGCGGGGCCGTTCGGCACGGCTGCGGCTCGACCGCGCGCGGGCCCGGCGGGACGGCGGGGCACGGCTGGAGACGGCATCCGACTCGACGCTCGCCCCTTGATCCACCCCTTGCGCACGGTTGTTACCCCTGTTGTCCGAGATGCTCGTGAGGCATCCCACACCTGACCCGCCCAGGGGTTTCAGAGCTCTGTTCCCGTGACGTACGGCGGCATGATGAGACGGACCGTCCGCTTCCCGGCGGGCGGTCCGCCGCGCCGCGCCCCACCATGCGCCCCACACGCACGGGAGTTGCCCCTTGCCGGACATTCCAGGTTTCCCAGGGACCAGTGACATCGGCATCGCTCTCGTCGGCGCCGGCCCGCGCGGCACCAGCGTCCTGGAACGCCTCTGCGCCTCCGCCCCCGAACTGCTCCGTCCCGGCACCCGTCTGACCGTCCACGTCGTCGACCCCGCGCCGCCCGGCCCCGGCCAGGTCTGGCGCACCGACCAGTCCCCCCACCTGCTGATGAACACGGTGGCCTCCCAGGTCACCCTCTTCACCGACGACAGCGTGGACTGCTCGGGCCCGATCCGGCCGGGCCCGAGCCTGTACGCGTGGGCGACCGGCCGGGAGGGGGACACCCTGGGCCCCGACGACTATCCGACGCGGGCCCGGTACGGGCGTTATCTGGAGTGGGTCTTCGCCGAGGTGGTGCGCGGCGCGCCGCCCGAGATCCGGGTCGAGGTGCACGGTACCCGCGCGATCCGCCTGGAAGACGATCCCGAGGACGCCGGCGGCGGCCAGCGGCTCACCCTCGCCGGCGGCCGCGTGCTCACCGGCCTCGCCGCGGTGGTCCTCACCCAGGGCCACCTGGCCACCGTCCCGGACGGAGCCGAGGCGGACCTGGCCGCCCACGCCGCCCGGCACGGGCTGCGCCACTTCCCGCCGGCCAACCCGGCCGACCTCGACCTCTCCCCCGTCGCCCCGGGGGAACCGGTCCTGCTGCGCGGCCTCGGCCTCAACTTCTTCGACCACATGGCCCTGTTGACGACCGGCCGGGGCGGTCGCTTCGTCCACGATGCCGCGCAAGGGAGCCTGCGATACGTCCCCTCCGGCCGGGAGCCCCGTCTGTACGCCGGTTCCCGGCGCGGTATCCCGTACCAGGCACGCGGGGACAACGCCAAGGGCCCCTACGGCCGCCACACCCCGCTCGTCCTGACTCCCGAGGTCATCGCGGCCTTCCGTAAACGCGCGGACTCCGGTGAGGCACCCGACTTCCTGGCGGAGATATGGCCGTTGGTGGCGAAGGAGGTCGAAACGGTCTACTACGAAGGGGTGTTGAGGGAGCCCCGCTTCGGCGAGGCGCCGGGCTCACGAGCGGTCCTTCCCTTCCGCGACCGATTCCTCGCCACGCCCCACCGCTCCGCCCGGGAGTCCGCCGTTCTGGACGAGTTCGGGGTCGCGGAGGCGGACCGGTGGTCGTGGGACCGGATCGCGCGGCCGTACACGGGGCGGGAGTTCGCGGACGCGGCGCAGTGGCGGGGGTGGCTGCTGGAGTATCTGCGGCAGGACGCGGCGCAGGCCGCGCTCGGGAACGTCGACGGGCCGGTGAAGGCCGCGCTGGACGTGCTGCGGGACCTGCGGAACGAACTGCGGCTGATCGTGGACCACGGCGGGCTGGCGGGCGCGTCGCGCCGCGAGCATCTGGACCGCTGGTACACCCCGTTGAACGCCTTCCTGTCGATCGGCCCGCCCCGCAGCCGTGTCGAGGAGATGGCCGCGCTGATCGAGGCCGGTGTGCTGACCGTGCTCGGCCCCCGGCTCGACGTACGGCCCGAGAGCGGGGCCTGGCTGGCGCGCTCGCCCGAGGTACCGGGGTCGGCGGTCCGGGTGACGACGGTCGTCGAGGCCCGGCTCCCCGAAGCGGACCTGCGCAGGACCGCCGACGGTCTGCTCGCCCACCTGCTCGCGACGGGAGGGTGCCGACCGCACCGGACGAACGGCTACGAGACGGGCGGACTGGACGTGGCCCCTCGCCCTTATCACCTGATAGACCGTCAAGGTTGCGCGCACGCACGGAGGTTCGCGTTCGGCGTGCCCACGGAGGGCGTGCACTGGGTGACGGCGGCGGGCGCGCGCCCAGGAGTTGATTCGGTCACTCTTTCGGACGCCGATGCCGTGGCGCGAGCGGTTCTACGTGCGGCGACGCCTGGGAAAACGCCCGGTGGGCCGGTGCGGAGCTGGCCAGATGTTGAACTTGTAAGTATCGATTAGGCCTGCCTACCGTGGGTGACTCACCGGTAAGAACCGTCCCCACCGGTCCCACAAGGACCGGGTCACCACCGAAGGAGTCCCCCACATGACCGGACGCCTCAACAGCGCCCAGCCATACGCCCTCGGACTGTTCCGCATCGTCATCGGCCTGCTCTTCGCCTGCCACGGCGCCAAGAGTCTCTTCGGCATCCTGGGCGGCGTGGACGGACAGGGCGCGACCGCCGCCGCGGGCACCTGGCCCGGCTGGTACGCGGCCGTGATCGAACTCGTCGGCGGCACGCTGGTCCTCCTCGGCCTGGGCACCCGCGCTGCGGCGTTCATCGCCTCGGGCGCCATGGCCTACGCGTACTTCAAGGTCCACCAGCCGCAGGCCCTGTGGCCGGTCGAGAACGGCGGGGAGGGCGCGGCCCTGTACTGCTGGGCCATGTTCCTCCTGATCTTCACCGGCTCGGGCGCGCTCGGCCTCGACCAGTTCCTCGCCCGGCGCCAGGCCTCGTCCGCGAGCAAGGCCGACAGGGGCAAGGCGCCCGTAGCGGCCTGACCCGCCCCGGTCACCACCGGCACGAACGGGCCGCCGGGGTATCACTCGCCCCCGGCGGCCCACCCGTCCCTTCCCCGCGCCCCTCCCCCGCGCCCCCGATCCGAGCCGATCCGTTGAACACGGTGTGACGGACACATGAGCCCCAGCGGGCCTTCTGTCATACCCGGGGCGTACGCTGTTCGGCTGTCACGGGTTACGTGACGCCGGGGGAAAACAGGAGAGTGCGCGGTGCTTGAGAGTCTGGGCTGGCTGGCCGTCGGCCCATGGATCTATGCCGTCGTGGGCGTGTCCATCGTGCTGGACGTGTTCCTCCCGGTCCTGCCGAGCGGCGTCCTGGTCGTCACGGTGGCGACGGCGGCCGCGGCCGAGACGGCGGCGGGCGCGATGGCCCGCGAGGTCCCCGACATCCTGGTGCTTCTGCTCTCGGCGGCGACCGCGTCCGTGCTCGGTGACCTCGTGGCGTACCGGCTCGCCTGGCGGGGCAGTGCCTGGCTCGACCGTGCCATCGCCCGTTCCCGCCGCCTGACGACGGCGCAGGAACGTCTCGGCGCCGCGCTCGCCCGGGGTGGGGGCCTGCTGGTCGTCGTCGCCCGCTTCGCCCCCGCCGGCCGGTCCGTCGTCTCCCTCGGCGCCGGTGCCGCCCGCCATCGTGCCCGCGACTTCCTGCCCTGGTCCGCCGTCGCGGGTCTCGCCTGGGCCGCCTACAGCGTCGCCCTCGGCTACCTCGGCGCGCAGTGGCTCGGCCCGACCTGGCTCGCGACGGCGGTCTCCCTGGCGGCCCTCTTCGGCGCGGGCGCCGGGGCGGCGTACGTCATGCGCCACCCTCGCACCACGGACTGACGTCCGCGCGGGTCCGCGTACGTCGCCGGGTCCGAGGCTCCCAGGGGCGCGAGGAACTGCGCGGCCAACCCGCACCCACCCCAGGGGCGGCCAAGCCCGCCAAGTCGAAGGCGGGGCTGGGGAACTACCCGGCCCGCCGCGGAGCGCCCCGTACCTCCAGGCCGTCCAGCAACTCCGCCGTCGCCGCCGCGATCACCTCCACCGCGTGGTCGAAGACCTCACGGTTGTGGGCGGCGGGCGCGCGGAAGCCGGAGACCTTGCGGACGTACTGGAGGGCGGCGGCACGGATGTCGTCCTCGGTGGCCTCTTCGGGCAGGACGGGCGGACGAAGGGTCTTGATGCTGCGGCACATGCACCCAGTCTCGCGCGCACGACCGCGCAACCCCAGCCCGACCGCCCAGGTCACCGCCACGGCCAAGTGTTCCCTTGGGCATCGGCAAGGTCCCCCTAGGATTGACTCCGCCATCCACCCCTTGTGATCATCACCGAGCCCGCCTCGCCCCCACCCCCCACCGGCGGCGGCGGCGGACGGAAACGAGGGGATCATGACGAACGAACGGCTCACGGTGGCGGTCCTGGGCCCCGGCGGCGTCGGCGGCCTGCTCGCCGCACTGCTGGCCCGCGCCGGGAACCGGGTGATCTGTCTGGCCGGGGAGGCCACCTCACAGGTCCTGCGCAGTGACGGCATCGAGGTCAGGAGCGCCCGCTTCGGCGAGTTCACCGCCCGCGTCGAGACCGCGACGCAACTCGGCGAACCCGTCGACGCGGCCCTGATCGCGGTGAAGCACACCAGCCTGGCGACGGCCCTGGACCGGCTCCCGGCACCGGCCCTGGGCCCCGGCACCCTGGTCGTACCGTTCCTGAACGGCGTCGAGCACCCGGCACTCCTGCGCGCCCACTACGGCGACACCGTCCCCGTCGCCCCCGCCACCATCCGCGTCGAGTCCACCCGCGTCGCCCCCGGCGTCATCGAACACGGCAGCCCCTTCGCGGAGGTCGACCTGACCGGCGACACGGTCCCCCGCGACCGCCTCAACTCCCTTGCCGGGGCCCTGGAATGGTCCGGCGTGGGCGTCCGCGTCCTCACGGGCACGGCGGACGAGACGGCGGTGCTGTGGGCGAAGATGTCCTTCCTGGCCCCGTTCGCCCTGCTGACGACCCGCCACGGCCTGCCCCTGGGCGAGATCCGCACGCACCACCGTGCGCAACTGACCGCCCTGGTCCAGGAGACGGCGGCGGTCAGCACCGCCGCCGGAGCCCCCGCGGACCCGGCCGAGGCCCTGCGCCGCTACGACGCCTTCCCGCCCACCATCAAGTCCTCCATGCAGCGCGACGCCGAGGCCGGCCGCCCCCTCGAACTGGACGCGATCGGCGGCGCGTTGCTCCGCGCGGCCGAGCGGCACGGCGTCCCCGTACCCGCGACGGCCGAGGTGGTGGCGGAGCTGCGCGCGGCAGGTCACTGAACGACCACCGGACGACCACGAACGGACGACGAACGGACCACGAACGGACGACGACCGGACGACCACCCGCGTCGGCCGGTGGCTGGCCGCCTACACCCCCCGCACCCCACCCCCCACCCGCACCGCGTGCCGGGCCACCGTGTCGGCGAAGGCGCGGGCCGGCGGTGACAGCGCATCCCAGCGCCGTACGGCCCAGCCGACGGTGAGCGGCGGCAGATCGGGGACCGGGACGAAGCGCAGCCCGGGG is drawn from Streptomyces bottropensis ATCC 25435 and contains these coding sequences:
- a CDS encoding DoxX family protein — its product is MTGRLNSAQPYALGLFRIVIGLLFACHGAKSLFGILGGVDGQGATAAAGTWPGWYAAVIELVGGTLVLLGLGTRAAAFIASGAMAYAYFKVHQPQALWPVENGGEGAALYCWAMFLLIFTGSGALGLDQFLARRQASSASKADRGKAPVAA
- a CDS encoding ketopantoate reductase family protein, whose translation is MTNERLTVAVLGPGGVGGLLAALLARAGNRVICLAGEATSQVLRSDGIEVRSARFGEFTARVETATQLGEPVDAALIAVKHTSLATALDRLPAPALGPGTLVVPFLNGVEHPALLRAHYGDTVPVAPATIRVESTRVAPGVIEHGSPFAEVDLTGDTVPRDRLNSLAGALEWSGVGVRVLTGTADETAVLWAKMSFLAPFALLTTRHGLPLGEIRTHHRAQLTALVQETAAVSTAAGAPADPAEALRRYDAFPPTIKSSMQRDAEAGRPLELDAIGGALLRAAERHGVPVPATAEVVAELRAAGH
- a CDS encoding DedA family protein, whose amino-acid sequence is MLESLGWLAVGPWIYAVVGVSIVLDVFLPVLPSGVLVVTVATAAAAETAAGAMAREVPDILVLLLSAATASVLGDLVAYRLAWRGSAWLDRAIARSRRLTTAQERLGAALARGGGLLVVVARFAPAGRSVVSLGAGAARHRARDFLPWSAVAGLAWAAYSVALGYLGAQWLGPTWLATAVSLAALFGAGAGAAYVMRHPRTTD
- a CDS encoding FAD/NAD(P)-binding protein, with translation MPDIPGFPGTSDIGIALVGAGPRGTSVLERLCASAPELLRPGTRLTVHVVDPAPPGPGQVWRTDQSPHLLMNTVASQVTLFTDDSVDCSGPIRPGPSLYAWATGREGDTLGPDDYPTRARYGRYLEWVFAEVVRGAPPEIRVEVHGTRAIRLEDDPEDAGGGQRLTLAGGRVLTGLAAVVLTQGHLATVPDGAEADLAAHAARHGLRHFPPANPADLDLSPVAPGEPVLLRGLGLNFFDHMALLTTGRGGRFVHDAAQGSLRYVPSGREPRLYAGSRRGIPYQARGDNAKGPYGRHTPLVLTPEVIAAFRKRADSGEAPDFLAEIWPLVAKEVETVYYEGVLREPRFGEAPGSRAVLPFRDRFLATPHRSARESAVLDEFGVAEADRWSWDRIARPYTGREFADAAQWRGWLLEYLRQDAAQAALGNVDGPVKAALDVLRDLRNELRLIVDHGGLAGASRREHLDRWYTPLNAFLSIGPPRSRVEEMAALIEAGVLTVLGPRLDVRPESGAWLARSPEVPGSAVRVTTVVEARLPEADLRRTADGLLAHLLATGGCRPHRTNGYETGGLDVAPRPYHLIDRQGCAHARRFAFGVPTEGVHWVTAAGARPGVDSVTLSDADAVARAVLRAATPGKTPGGPVRSWPDVELVSID
- a CDS encoding DUF2277 domain-containing protein, which produces MCRSIKTLRPPVLPEEATEDDIRAAALQYVRKVSGFRAPAAHNREVFDHAVEVIAAATAELLDGLEVRGAPRRAG